The Mustela nigripes isolate SB6536 chromosome 4, MUSNIG.SB6536, whole genome shotgun sequence genome includes a window with the following:
- the LOC132015957 gene encoding lanosterol 14-alpha demethylase isoform X2, whose translation MVGKTFTYLLGSDAAALLFNSKNEDLNAEDVYSRLTTPVFGKGVAYDVPNPVFLEQKKMLKSGLNIAHFRQHVSIIEKETKEYFQSWGESGEKNLFEALSELIILTASHCLHGKEIRSQLNEKVAQLYADLDGGFSHAAWLLPGWLPLPSFRRRDRAHREIKNIFYKAIQKRRQSEEKIDDILQTLLDSTYKDGRPLTDDEVAGMLIGLLLAGQHTSSTTSAWMGFFLARDKTLQEKCYLEQKTVCGEHLPPLTYDQLKDLNLLDRCIKETLRLRPPIMTMMRMAKTPQTVAGYTIPPGHQVCVSPTVNQRLKDSWVERLDFNPDRYLQDNPASGEKFAYVPFGAGRHRCIGENFAYVQIKTIWSTMLRLYEFDLIDGYFPTVNYTTMIHTPENPVIRYKRRSK comes from the exons ATGGTGGGCAAGACATTTACTTATCTTCTGGGGAGTGATGCTGCTGCACTGCTTTTTAATAGTAAAAACGAGGACCTGAATGCAGAAGATGTCTACAGTCGTCTGACAACACCTGTGTTTGGGAAGGGAGTTGCATATGATGTGCCAAATCCA gtttttttggagcagaagaaaatgttaaaaagtggCCTTAACATAGCCCACTTTAGACAGCATGTTTCTATaattgagaaagaaacaaaggaatacTTCCAGAGTTGgggagaaagtggagaaaaaa ATTTGTTTGAGGCTCTTTCTGAGCTCATAATTTTAACAGCTAGCCATTGTTTACATGGAAAGGAAATCAGAAGTCAACTCAATGAGAAAGTGGCACAGCTGTATGCAGATCTGGATGGAGGTTTTAGCCATGCGGCCTGGCTGCTGCCAGGCTGGCTCCCTTTGCCTAGTTTCAG ACGTAGGGACAGAGCTCATCGAGAGATCaagaatattttctataaagCAATCCAGAAGCGCAGACAGTCAGAAGAAAAAATTGATGACATTCTCCAAACTTTACTAGATTCTACTTACAA GGATGGGCGTCCTTTGACAGATGACGAAGTGGCGGGCATGCTTATTGGACTGCTCCTTGCTGGCCAGCACACATCCTCAACTACTAGTGCCTGGATGGGCTTCTTTTTGGCCAGAGACAAAACACTTCAAGAGAAATGTTATTTAGAACAGAAAACAGTCTGTGGAGAACATCTCCCTCCTTTAACTTATGACCAG CTGAAGGATCTAAATTTACTTGATCGCTGtataaaagaaacattaagaCTTCGACCTCCTATAATGACCATGATGAGAATGGCCAAAACTCCTCAG ACTGTGGCAGGGTATACCATTCCTCCAGGACATCAGGTGTGTGTCTCTCCCACTGTCAATCAGAGACTTAAAGACTCATGGGTAGAACGTCTGGACTTTAATCCTGATCGCTACTTACAGGACAATCCAGCATCAGGAGAGAAGTTTGCTTATGTGCCATTTGGAGCTG GACGTCATCGTTGTATTGGGGAGAATTTTGCCTACGTTCAGATCAAGACAATTTGGTCCACTATGCTTCGTTTATATGAATTTGATCTCATTGATGGATATTTTCCCACTGTGAATTATACAACCATGATTCACACCCCTGAAAACCCAGTTATCCGATACAAACGAAGATCAAAATGA